Proteins from a genomic interval of Debaryomyces hansenii CBS767 chromosome E complete sequence:
- a CDS encoding DEHA2E15576p (similar to uniprot|P21269 Saccharomyces cerevisiae YER168c CCA1 tRNA nucleotidyltransferase (tRNA CCA-pyrophosphorylase)), with protein sequence MNCLISTIKYSITKPIQFKSRGSIYKSFQHFHTMKRDIHSSISLNDTELKIRNLLVDFCEHYNSNCEPNKELVLRITGGWVRDKLLGNDSNDLDIAINHLSGEEFASRLHSYLDQYHPSLTLKAIHTIKKNPEKSKHLETCTTKLFGLDIDFVNLRSEEYTTDSRVPIIECGTAEEDALRRDATLNALFYNINQGVIEDFTGKGLDDLRNGILRTPLQPLQTFLDDPLRVLRLIRFASRFNFLVESETLESMTNDEIKSTLVHKISRERIGVEVEKILTSKNPEYGLHLINYVGLTKSIFNAGPFNQIIEANNDKDTLNEMNSCAQNLSSQLPIVLGLFPVFQNTVKRCNLSRFHEAYEAIFNDKQLKKLFWLCAILQPYESFSVKSNAKRVMRTQMVEIILKEGLRFGKYEFDPVSTIVKESQLSHEILDRFFTVPEQLQRSELGLYLKQFDKYSALSIVFNCFNDIVQEISYLEVPNTLPSPVPVNPLQLDTSVITEYVRRYECLLDAIINQELTEVHIMRPLIDGKTLSKELSMKPGPWMGKINSEILVWQLDNPSGSKDECISYVKEILPKYI encoded by the coding sequence ATGAATTGTCTAATCAGCACCATAAAGTATTCGATTACGAAACCAATCCAATTCAAAAGTAGAGGATCcatatataaatcatttcaacattttcatACCATGAAGAGAGATAttcattcttcaattaGTTTGAATGACACggaattgaaaattcgAAATCTATTAGTCGATTTTTGTGAACATTATAACTCTAACTGTGAACCTAACAAAGAGCTAGTTTTAAGAATCACAGGGGGATGGGTTAGAGATAAGTTATTAGGAAACGATAGTAATGATTTGGATATAGCAATCAACCATCTTTCGGGAGAAGAATTTGCATCAAGGTTACATTCATACTTAGATCAATATCATCCTAGTCTAACATTAAAGGCTATCCATacaataaagaagaatccAGAAAAATCGAAACATTTAGAGACGTGCACAACAAAGTTATTCGGTTTGGATATCGATTTTGTTAACTTGCGATCAGAGGAATATACAACCGATAGTCGAGTACCAATAATTGAATGTGGCACTGCAGAAGAAGATGCATTGAGAAGAGATGCTACATTAAATGCGTTgttttataatataaatcaaGGTGTCATTGAGGATTTTACTGGAAAGGGATTAGATGATCTAAGGAACGGGATCTTGAGAACACCATTACAACCATTACAGACATTTCTAGATGATCCACTAAGGGTTCTTAGATTAATTAGATTTGCCAGTAGGTTTAATTTCTTGGTGGAATCTGAGACGTTAGAATCAATGACAAATGACGAAATCAAATCAACCTTAGTGCATAAGATAAGTAGGGAAAGAATTGGGGTAGAAGTTGAGAAGATTTTGACGAGTAAAAATCCTGAATATGGTTTGCACTTGATCAACTACGTTGGTCTAACTAAGAGCATATTCAATGCCGGACCGtttaatcaaataatcgaggcaaataatgataaagatACACTAAATGAAATGAACTCTTGTGCTCAAAATCTTAGTTCTCAGCTTCCAATAGTACTTGGACTTTTCCCtgtttttcaaaatactGTCAAGAGGTGTAATTTGTCTAGATTTCACGAAGCATACGAGGCgatatttaatgataaacaattaaaaaagtTATTCTGGTTATGCGCAATCTTACAGCCTTACGAATCTTTTTCTGTTAAATCAAATGCAAAAAGAGTTATGCGTACTCAAATGGtagaaataattctaaaagAGGGCTTAAGGTTTGGGAAATATGAGTTTGATCCAGTGTCTACAATTGTCAAAGAATCCCAATTATCACATGAAATACTAGACAGATTCTTTACGGTCCCAGAACAACTTCAAAGGTCTGAACTCGGTTTATACCTCAAgcaatttgataaatactCAGCATTGAGTATtgtatttaattgtttcaaCGATATTGTGCAAGAAATCTCCTATCTCGAGGTTCCAAATACACTTCCTTCTCCAGTACCTGTGAATCCTTTACAATTAGATACTTCAGTCATAACAGAATATGTACGAAGATACGAATGCTTACTTGATGCGATTATAAATCAAGAGTTGACAGAAGTTCATATAATGAGACCATTAATAGATGGAAAAACACTTTCTAAAGAGTTAAGTATGAAGCCAGGCCCTTGGATGGGTAAAATAAATTCTGAGATATTAGTGTGGCAACTAGACAACCCTTCAGGCAGTAAAGATGAGTGCATAAGTTATgttaaagaaatattacCTAAGTATATATGA
- a CDS encoding DEHA2E15598p (similar to ca|CA0641|IPF15977 Candida albicans IPF15977 unknown function), whose protein sequence is MSIRIGYKRNLVIGGAKSVSVRIKRDYVSSIMKGARHYFMSQERETPIEDGNPYIQYPLVTKEQMKRITNDKFKFDFAYTSYAHHSTDSDPMIHSLSDLTEPTQLTSLLPRRRPHGSPSDTLSIKAGDDAMLVSPTVLAIADGVSGWESKGKHCSSGIWSRSMVETLSRLMTEYKLNHVPHHLNKRDIDQILDDSYLHTSHLMDLQKLRGSSTLILGMLSGEYLKMISIGDSKMYIIRDGEIVKTNEEQMISDLCPQQIGTQTLTCLPSEIAWVDSIKLMPNDIILACSDGISDNLYEWEILDYVDTYLTGKSNDLKSVANKLLFKAKEIGFDDYAFTPYNEKVNALPEKKYGKTSSTGGKLDDMSICIARVVPNKSLDSK, encoded by the coding sequence ATGAGTATACGAATAGGGTATAAGAGAAACTTAGTAATAGGAGGGGCCAAATCGGTATCGGTACGGATTAAGCGTGATTATGTCAGTAGTATCATGAAGGGTGCTAGACACTATTTTATGAGTCAAGAAAGGGAAACCCCGATCGAAGACGGCAATCCGTACATCCAGTATCCGTTGGTAACCAAAGAACAAATGAAAAGGATAACGAATGACAAGTTCAAGTTTGATTTTGCCTACACTTCATATGCACATCACAGTACTGATAGTGATCCAATGATCCATTCACTTTCAGATTTGACAGAGCCAACACAATTGACGTCTTTGTTACCAAGAAGGAGACCGCATGGGTCTCCCTCCGATACTTTATCGATCAAGGCAGGAGACGATGCGATGTTGGTGTCGCCCACGGTGTTGGCTATCGCCGATGGAGTTTCAGGGTGGGAGAGTAAAGGAAAGCACTGTTCTTCGGGAATATGGTCGAGATCGATGGTAGAGACATTGAGTCGACTTATGACGGAGTATAAGCTTAACCATGTACCACatcatttgaataaaaGAGATATTGATCAGATCTTGGATGATTCGTATTTACACACGTCACACTTGATGGACCTCCAGAAATTGAGGGGTTCGTCTACGTTGATATTGGGTATGTTAAGTGGCGAGTATTTAAAGATGATAAGCATAGGTGATTCTAAAATGTACATTATTCGGGACGGGGAGATTGTCAAGACGAATGAGGAGCAAATGATTTCAGACTTGTGCCCACAGCAAATCGGAACGCAAACCCTAACATGCTTACCTTCGGAGATTGCGTGGGTCGATTCGATTAAATTAATGCCTAACGATATAATTTTAGCTTGTTCTGACGGAATTTCCGACAACTTATATGAATGGGAAATACTAGATTACGTTGATACGTACCTAACGGGAAAAAGTAACGATTTAAAAAGCGTAGCAAATAAATTGTTATTCAaagcaaaagaaattggttTTGATGATTATGCATTTACTCCATATAACGAGAAGGTTAATGCTTTACCTGAAAAGAAATATGGCAAGACATCTAGTACAGGTGGCAAGCTTGATGATATGTCCATATGCATTGCAAGGGTTGTCCCCAACAAATCCTTAGATTCAAAATAG